From one Caminicella sporogenes DSM 14501 genomic stretch:
- a CDS encoding zinc metallopeptidase, translating into MYHGIYSFQGFIFLLPAILFAFYAQARVKMTFNKYIRVGNTRGLTGSQVARYILDRNGLFDIEVEHIGGYLTDHYDPRNRVLRLSSNVYSGTSIAAISVAAHEAGHALQHAKGYTPLVIRNQIVPVVSFASQLVWPLVFVGLILGNGWLIDVGILFYVGAVLFQIITLPVEYNASSRALNQLVDSGLIVDSEIKYSKDVLNAAALTYVAAAAVSIAQLFRLLLIRNSSRD; encoded by the coding sequence TTGTATCATGGAATATATTCTTTTCAAGGATTTATTTTCTTATTACCAGCTATACTATTTGCTTTTTATGCACAAGCTAGAGTTAAAATGACTTTTAATAAATATATTAGAGTAGGAAATACTAGAGGACTTACTGGAAGTCAAGTAGCAAGATATATTTTAGATAGAAATGGATTATTTGATATAGAGGTAGAGCATATAGGGGGATATTTAACAGATCATTATGACCCTAGAAATAGAGTTTTGCGTCTTTCAAGTAATGTATATAGTGGAACATCAATAGCTGCTATTAGTGTAGCTGCCCATGAAGCTGGGCATGCGCTCCAGCATGCAAAAGGGTATACACCGCTAGTTATTAGAAATCAGATAGTACCTGTAGTAAGTTTTGCTTCTCAATTAGTTTGGCCTTTAGTATTTGTAGGATTGATTTTAGGAAATGGTTGGTTAATTGATGTGGGAATATTATTTTATGTTGGAGCAGTTTTATTTCAAATAATAACTCTTCCAGTTGAATACAATGCAAGTTCTAGAGCGTTAAATCAGTTAGTTGATAGCGGTCTTATAGTAGATTCTGAAATTAAATATTCAAAAGATGTTTTAAATGCTGCAGCACTTACTTATGTAGCCGCAGCGGCAGTTTCAATTGCACAATTGTTTAGACTTCTATTGATAAGAAATAGTAGTAGAGATTAG
- a CDS encoding DUF116 domain-containing protein produces the protein MESLSKKKDRSLFIHVILLLFIMFITVASVLVFVIQNGSIDLYKIALKIVVLLTFVVSVFFIVNILLIYRIINEKKVNRIFLNFIEKSLRMIFPIMLIVSNVIKIDKNSLRRVFTEINNKIVKSTRINIAPNDILIVVPHCLQKKSCKYKVAGSIKNCIKCGACNIADLINLCDKYGVNLEVVTGGTLARKIIADYKPKGIIAVACERDLSYGILDVKSIPVIGVTNIRPYGPCVNTCVDVDEVEKAIIFFTGRV, from the coding sequence ATGGAAAGTTTAAGTAAAAAAAAAGATAGAAGTTTATTTATTCATGTTATATTATTGTTATTTATTATGTTTATTACCGTAGCTTCAGTTTTAGTTTTTGTAATACAAAATGGAAGTATAGATTTATATAAAATAGCTTTAAAGATAGTAGTTTTACTAACATTTGTAGTAAGTGTGTTTTTTATTGTTAATATTTTATTGATATATAGAATAATTAATGAAAAGAAGGTAAATCGTATATTTTTAAATTTTATAGAAAAATCTTTAAGGATGATTTTTCCAATTATGCTTATTGTTTCAAATGTAATAAAAATTGATAAAAACTCTTTAAGAAGAGTTTTTACTGAAATAAACAATAAAATTGTAAAATCAACTAGAATTAATATTGCTCCAAATGATATATTGATCGTAGTTCCTCACTGTCTTCAGAAAAAATCTTGTAAATATAAAGTTGCAGGTTCTATAAAAAATTGTATTAAGTGCGGTGCATGTAATATTGCTGATTTAATAAATTTATGCGACAAATATGGTGTAAATCTTGAAGTGGTAACCGGAGGAACTTTAGCAAGAAAGATAATTGCAGATTATAAACCAAAAGGTATAATTGCAGTTGCATGTGAAAGAGATTTATCTTATGGAATTTTAGACGTTAAATCTATACCTGTTATAGGAGTAACTAATATTAGACCGTATGGACCATGTGTTAATACATGTGTTGATGTAGATGAAGTGGAAAAAGCAATAATATTTTTTACTGGGAGGGTTTAA
- the fmt gene encoding methionyl-tRNA formyltransferase, with protein sequence MKILFMGTPDFALPCLEAIYKSGNEIVSVITQPDRPKGRGKKVMPPPVKIKAEKLGLNVMQPLNIKDRAFIDNLKKMDIDCIVVVAYGQILPKEILDMPAKGCINVHASLLPKYRGAAPINWVIINGEKKTGITTMYMNEGLDTGDMILKEEVEIDENMTAGELHDKLASLGAKVLIKTLNLIEKDKAPRIPQNDSESSYASMLDKKIGLIDWEKTAYQIHNLIRGLNPWPVAYTRYKGIKFKVWKSRVINQNSNEVCGKILKVDKEGIYVSTKEDLLLIEEIQFPNSRKMTVDEYIRGNKIETNVILGE encoded by the coding sequence ATGAAGATATTATTTATGGGAACTCCAGATTTTGCATTGCCGTGTTTAGAGGCTATATATAAATCAGGAAATGAAATAGTATCTGTAATAACTCAGCCAGATAGACCAAAAGGTAGAGGTAAAAAGGTGATGCCTCCTCCTGTAAAAATAAAGGCAGAAAAATTAGGATTAAATGTAATGCAGCCTTTAAATATAAAGGACAGAGCATTTATTGATAATCTAAAAAAAATGGATATAGATTGTATTGTTGTAGTTGCATATGGGCAGATACTGCCAAAAGAAATTTTAGATATGCCTGCAAAAGGATGTATTAATGTTCATGCCTCATTACTTCCAAAATATAGAGGTGCGGCTCCTATAAATTGGGTTATTATCAATGGAGAGAAAAAGACTGGAATAACTACAATGTATATGAATGAAGGATTGGATACTGGAGATATGATTTTAAAAGAAGAAGTTGAAATAGATGAAAATATGACAGCAGGAGAACTTCATGATAAACTGGCATCTTTAGGGGCAAAGGTTCTGATAAAGACGTTAAATTTAATAGAAAAAGACAAAGCTCCGAGAATTCCTCAAAATGATAGTGAAAGTTCTTATGCAAGTATGCTTGATAAAAAAATTGGATTAATTGATTGGGAAAAAACAGCTTATCAAATTCATAATCTTATAAGAGGTTTAAATCCATGGCCTGTAGCTTATACTAGGTATAAAGGGATAAAATTCAAAGTATGGAAGAGTCGAGTTATAAATCAAAATAGTAATGAAGTTTGCGGTAAAATATTAAAAGTAGATAAAGAAGGTATTTATGTATCAACGAAAGAAGATTTATTGCTGATAGAAGAAATACAATTTCCTAATAGCAGAAAAATGACAGTTGATGAATATATTAGAGGTAATAAAATAGAAACAAATGTTATATTAGGAGAATAA